The Candidatus Zixiibacteriota bacterium genome includes a region encoding these proteins:
- a CDS encoding aminodeoxychorismate/anthranilate synthase component II: MILLLDNYDSFTYNLFQYLAELGAQVEVIRNDRMEPGAVWRRRPAAIVLSPGPGRPENAGIMNRLIAEVGGSIPVLGVCLGHQAIAQVYGARIVSAPTLMHGKTSAITHDRSALFAGIDSPFTATRYHSLMVAPAGLPRVFKVTARSADGVIMALQHRRRPLYGVQFHPESILTAAGRRLLANFLKLCLGQGENGEGRGRK, translated from the coding sequence GTGATTTTGTTGCTGGACAATTACGATTCGTTCACCTACAACCTGTTCCAGTACCTTGCGGAGCTGGGCGCGCAGGTGGAGGTTATCCGCAACGACCGGATGGAACCGGGGGCGGTCTGGCGGCGGCGTCCGGCCGCGATTGTGCTGTCGCCGGGACCGGGGCGGCCGGAGAACGCCGGGATCATGAATCGACTGATCGCCGAAGTCGGCGGGAGCATTCCCGTCCTCGGCGTCTGTCTGGGCCACCAGGCGATCGCCCAGGTCTACGGCGCCCGGATTGTCTCCGCCCCGACGCTCATGCACGGCAAGACCTCCGCCATCACCCACGACCGGTCGGCGCTTTTTGCGGGGATTGACTCGCCCTTCACGGCCACGCGCTACCATTCGCTCATGGTCGCCCCGGCCGGTCTGCCGCGGGTGTTCAAGGTCACGGCCCGGTCGGCCGATGGTGTCATCATGGCGCTGCAGCACCGCCGCCGGCCGCTCTATGGGGTGCAGTTTCACCCCGAGTCGATTCTCACCGCCGCCGGCCGCCGGCTCCTGGCGAACTTCCTGAAACTCTGCCTTGGCCAGGGCGAAAATGGCGAGGGGCGCGGCCGAAAATGA